The Coffea arabica cultivar ET-39 chromosome 6e, Coffea Arabica ET-39 HiFi, whole genome shotgun sequence genome contains the following window.
GGAGTCAAGTCTAGTATCTAGTTTATGGAGCTTGAGATGGATTGGAAGTTTTTTATTACTCTTAACTTTAGCAGGCTAGTTAAGTGGACATCGAGCTCAAGGTTCGACCTACTTGAGTTTGAGGCTTGGGTAAAGCAGCAGTTGGCATCTCCTACCTAATGTTGGTTAGTTACTTTACATAGCATCTGAGGAAAACATTTGAatattgaaataaataaaactcAATGAGCTGGCCAATAGGAGTACAAAAGTGCTCTAGCTTGACTCAAACTTGACCAAATTCTATCTAGTTACACTTTTTGAGCTTTGACGAAGTTGAGATTCCTTCAACTGAGGTGGTCATGATTTGATTAGGGGAGTAGCTTAATTAAATTAGTTCCTTCTGCAAGTGAGCTATGTTACTTACCGTTGCTAAGCATTTTGCTGTTGTCACCTTCCATCTTCCACATTGGATAGAATTGAATGACTTCCAGTGTTTTTTGGATTTTATTAAAGAATCTCTAATGTGGATTAAGTGTTACTCTTCTGATCCTTGGTCCTGCATGACTTTGGAAAAAACCATCTCTATTGTCTTATAGATTTCTGCAATTGCATTGGGATTAAGGTATTCATGAATCAGCGAATTTGACCAATGGCTAAACAATATCTCTTAGGCTCTGATGATAAAGATTTTCAGAATCAAATGGTAACTAGGTAGTTTATATCAAATGGTAACTAGGTAGTTTATGTGTTTTGGCAGAGTAGATGCATATTTAGGACATCTGCCTCTTGAATCATACTAGTAAAGACTTAATACTTAACTTCCTTCGTAACAGTGTTCACTTGGAACAGTTCTGGCCGTAATTGCTTTCCTTACATAAATTGCTTATGAGTTCTATCCACAATTCCAGTTTTGATCCTGAAGCATAGTAGAAGTATAGGTTAAGTACATAACTGTAACTTTGACCTGTTTTTGTATAAGTCTTATGTTGGATTTATGACGAGTAGTGAAGGATACTCTTGAGAAAAGGAAATTGCCTTGACATGCTTTCTACTTCTTTATGCACTGAGGCTCAATGGTGCAAATTGTCTTCCTGGACCTGCTTCTACCACTTAAAAAATGATGTGTAGTAACTGATGGACGCTAAAATTGTGTATGGCCTCTAAATGTTTTTATGCAGACGTAGCTGATATTCAATTAATGTGTCCTTTTTCTTGtacattttctattttaattaatGCATGAAGGACAATTGCTTCCTTTATTCCACCCACACTTTTCTAGCGGAAGATTTCTTCCTAGGTACCTGAGGAATATAAGAGGCTTCCTTTAGTAGGTAAGAAATGGATCAACTGAGATGATagagattgaagaaaaattttgctATACTCTCTAGTTGGGGTTttactaaaaaggaaagaataaaATGTTTAACGGACGTGACTAATGATCTGTACTTTCCTCAAGGATGACAAATAAAtggtaaaattgaaaatttgtggACAAAGAACTACAAATATGAAACCATGAAAGTTTGTATATGAGTTgaaatgctaggaaaatcatgttttgtggAATTTTGTTAGTTGCTCTAACTCAGATAAAAGGCTTTTTGGTTATTGTGAATTATAATCAAAAGGCCATGCTTGCTTCTGTATTATATGATTTAAGAACTTATGTATCACACATGCTTCAGTAAGTGGGAATACTGTTAATTCTGTCAGCATGATACTGATTTTAGCTTTGAAGACCCTAGAGCAATTAATCACAGTTTAACTTTTCATATGGTTTATGAAAGGCCATTTGATATATGTACTTGCTCGAAGTTGCTGTATTGACAATATCAAGACAAGATCCTATTTTCCATGTTCATTTTGAATTTGTCACCCTAGTGAGTCAAGCAAGACTTGCTCTTTAATCTGGTTTCTACCTGTTCATAGTTTATATCTGACTGAACTGGTGGATTTATTCATCaatgaaaagtgaaaatgtGTGCAGATGCATATGTCAATTTTGCTAATGGATGTGTTTTGGTTTTAAATTTGCTCTTCTTTCAGACCACCTCTTCACCTTTGGCATATGAGTTGATTTTGCTTTCAGTGTCCTTTGTTGTCACACATTCTGCTTATGGATGGCATTGGCTATTGAAGCAGTATTTATCTTGTACAGCTGTCCTTGCTCATAATTGTTTCCTGGAACATGTATGCTTTCGACACCTTCCTTCAGTTAACCCGGTAAAAATTTCTATCTGCAGTTTTCCCAGCCTGGAATCCAGAATCCTCCATCTGTTGCTTACAATGTGGGTTTTGTGGTATTCGTTCCTAGTGAGTATTGAAAAATGCCTAGTAGTAGATAATAGGAGTTGTTTTGGTTCCTTcatttttgtgtttgttttcATGCAGTTGTGAGATGCATATGTCTACTTAAATTCTTTGTAATTGCTAATGACTGCATATGCAGTCCATGATTCACTGCTGCTTGTACATCTCCAGAAACAGAATTCATATTCTCAACCTAAGTGGATTACCAGAAAGATCAATCAATTCAACATCCAATTTTTGGCCAGTCAAACAGATCGTATACATTCTTCCTAATGTTGTCTGTGGGTTTGTTTTACCCATGGCTTCACAAGTTGTAGCCCGACATGTCAATGTCTTGAATGCAAGTAAGATATACAACTAAAGATGGacaaaggtgtttgtgtgtgaGGGAGAGACAGAGAAGTAAGATGACGAGTATCTTCTAGCTATCGTGCTTCTGGGTGAAACAAAATAGCGAGGACTAGCGAGATACAAGATGATAGCTGTGTATAGTTCATGCTAGTCTGTCCATTGAGGTCATCATAAACACCATATAAAATAGAATTTGATGCCTGAAATTTCCTGAATTTGCTTATATACTTCCTTATGCCTTTAATTATCCAAACACTGAACCATAATCATGTAGCTGAACCAAAAAGGATAAGTGGCACCCATGGCAACAATACTGGTTTGCTAGTCTATTGTGACTGTCTGGTTGGCATTTTCTTATCTGCAATGGGAGTGAATGTGGTAGTGTTATTATGGCAGAAAGAATCACCATTTGAACATGTTCACTGACTGAAATTCTAACTTGGAAATAAAGTTTGGAGTGCAACTTTTTTTTGGCTTGTGCAATATCTAACTGCCTTTGAAGATTCTTTATCGAATGTACTTCTGTTTCGTAGATGGAAGAAGGAATTGAAATTGCctttgctttgagtttgagtaaAAGAAGAGCAACTATAATGCTAAACATCTGACTAGGAATCACTTTGGTTGTGTTTGGGGTATCAAACTCTCATACTGGCAGGTTTGATTTTTGCATCTTGTTTATTTATGTCATTAAGAATTGGAAAAGATTAATCTGTCTATTTGGTCTTACAGTCTTGGGTCAAGTGATGAAGGTCGTGATTGACGAACTAAATTTTTGTTAGCGAAAGTTGGTGTCTATAGTCGGATATGTTGAAACTTTACACCTTGGACGTATTATCTTCTTGTATGATCATTTTTTACTGCTCATAATTGTTATTTGTTACTGCTTAGCTAATTTGAAATTCTAAAATAATGCACATCCTGATTAGAAGTTTTAAACATACAGGTGAAATAATATTATTATCAGAAAAAAGATATTATCTTTAGTAAGAATCAAGATAAGATATATGGTTCTGTGATCCAGACACTGAAAATGGACTTGCTCAGCTGCCTATACACCTATGTTGCGTCGGACTCTTGCAGAGTTCGACTTGATGGATGGAATTTGCTCTCAAAGTTCTAAACCGCTCTTGATGTTGAAAGGATACTGAGGTTTTGATTTTCAAGCatgtttgcttttgattttagtctttttgtttcctttcttcttaCTATTTCTCCgctttattaattattaaatttgtattaattGCTCAGAGTTCTGGTATAACTGCAGGCTGATGTATCTGGAATGCACTGTTGTTACAGAAGCAGTACTCATTTTATTATGCAGGCTCTGATATGGCCATCATAAACGAGTTTAATCTATAGATACAATTTAGAGAGTTGTATAGAAGCAACTGATGCCTTTTGAAGTGCACAAATTGGTTTTTGAAACTTAATGAAATCATGGTGTTTTCACAACCTGGAGGTCCTTAACACTGATGCAAAATTTTTCAGATTGTTCCTTCAACACATCAACAGCATGGATTTCATCAGAGTAATGATCGGCATCCAATGCAACTTCCACAGCAACCTCCCTGCAGACAAGGTTTTGGTACTTGTTGATGAGACTAAAATACAGCTATTAATTTTCAAGCAATACTTACCTGTAAATGGTTGTCTTAGCTAAGAAACCATGCGATTGATGTAAAAATTTGCTGTATTATCTTAGTACATCAGTTTTTACCACTTCAGGCATTAAAAGCTTAGTATGCTCTTTTACCACCATTGTGGTTTTTATGCAAAGTTTCCCCCTCTTTTCAAGAGGAACATCGATAACCAGAGCTTATCTTACAAGAAGATGCTTACAAAACCCAAACAATCTTACATAACATGCTCATTAATTACTAGTAACAGGATGATATGCTGATTTACAAGAATAATTTACCATCTCAAAATTCCACAAACATCAAtaccaaatttgatcatttgtttctGGCTTTTGCAGTGCTGAAATATTATTAACTGAAAGCCATCAACCAAGTTTCTTCCTTGAGCCATATTCTGCATTGGTGGTTACATAATACCGTGATTGATCATCATGCACTGGCCTTCTAGGACTTCAATTTGCTCAGTAGTACAATTCATCCTGCTTAAATATTTTTCGAGGCAGCTGAAACATGTAAATCTCTGGAATTCCTCAATTCCTGGAGTGATCCCAAAAACCTCATTTTGATTGTTCTCTATCATCTCATCCAGATCAAGATTTTGTGCTTTGCCATTCACCTTCATGCTCCAACCCAACAAGTAGTGCTTGGAAGCTAAAGGTTTTACGAGCTTAGAAGTTGATAATCCAACAAAAATGTCATCAGAAAAGTATGGTTCGATGTCCAGAGGATAAGAAAATGAATGTCTTTCAGGGGCTGATGAGCTAACTGGAGCTACTGTAACACTTATTTCTCTCTTCATCCCATCATAATCCAGCCAAACTTGACTCATCTGCCCTGATTTTGTGATCCTTACTCTCCATAATTCGTCACTAGATTTTCTGTAAAATCCCAGTGGAGAATGCTTCACTACTGGAGCACCATTGATCGTGACCTCAAGATGATTATTTTCGATGCCCATCCAATCTTGGCTAGCCTTGAAGTTGATCGAAATCAGTGACGATGAATCTTCCAGTTTCCTATCTCCTCCTTCAGGCACCAAGCTGTAGAGAGGTAGCCACTTTGAGGAAGACATGATGAACGATAATCCTTCCTCACTGATTTCAGCAAGTTGGTCTTCAATTCTCATTGAAAACACAAAGGtggttgaaaaggaaaag
Protein-coding sequences here:
- the LOC113696539 gene encoding L-type lectin-domain containing receptor kinase V.9-like: MSSALQLLLLLASLAASINGQEFIFHSSLRLDGVTEIMPDGSAVQVNSTGLVKGQVFYAQPLKIRPSQTSNSIFSFSTTFVFSMRIEDQLAEISEEGLSFIMSSSKWLPLYSLVPEGGDRKLEDSSSLISINFKASQDWMGIENNHLEVTINGAPVVKHSPLGFYRKSSDELWRVRITKSGQMSQVWLDYDGMKREISVTVAPVSSSAPERHSFSYPLDIEPYFSDDIFVGLSTSKLVKPLASKHYLLGWSMKVNGKAQNLDLDEMIENNQNEVFGITPGIEEFQRFTCFSCLEKYLSRMNCTTEQIEVLEGQCMMINHGIMEVAVEVALDADHYSDEIHAVDVLKEQSEKFCISVKDLQVVKTP